In Humulus lupulus chromosome 6, drHumLupu1.1, whole genome shotgun sequence, a single genomic region encodes these proteins:
- the LOC133782821 gene encoding jasmonate-induced oxygenase 4-like, whose protein sequence is MGSLSKTVQELALQGEEVPENFLYKDGHGGSPDVPVMDVPVVDIGLLGTSAEELEKLKSALSTFGCFQGINHGMSLEYLNQVREITKQFFHLPLEEKQKYLREENDIEGYGNDMVLSDQQKIDWNDRLYLVIYPEDQRKLKLWPENPKLFRSTIHEYSVKIQSISEVILKAMARSLKLEENCFVEQYGKKSKLYERFNFYPRCPKPDLSIGSKPHADGSAITLLLQDESVEGLQFMKDNQWFKAPIIPEALLVNVGDQAEILSNGVFKSPLHKVLTNSERERISLAVFYIPDPDKEIGPFEGLMDESRPRLYRTVKNYVNIYFQYYQLGRRPMEASKIQD, encoded by the exons ATGGGGTCACTTTCAAAAACTGTACAAGAATTGGCTCTCCAAGGAGAAGAAGTACCTGAAAACTTTCTCTACAAAGATGGTCATGGTGGATCTCCAGATGTCCCAGTTATGGATGTTCCAGTCGTTGATATTGGTCTTCTTGGTACTTCTGCAGAAGAGCTTGAGAAGCTCAAGTCAGCTCTCAGCACATTCGGTTGCTTTCAG GGAATAAACCATGGTATGTCACTTGAATATTTGAATCAAGTGCGTGAAATCACAAAACAATTTTTCCATCTTCCATTGGAAGAGAAGCAAAAATACTTGAGAGAAGAAAATGATATTGAAGGCTATGGGAATGACATGGTTCTTTCAGATCAACAAAAAATTGATTGGAATGACCGTCTCTACCTTGTTATATACCCTGAAGATCAGCGGAAGCTCAAACTTTGGCCTGAAAATCCCAAACTTTTTCG GTCTACGATACATGAATATTCAGTGAAGATTCAATCAATAAGCGAGGTTATTCTTAAGGCCATGGCAAGGTCACTGAAATTGGAAGAGAACTGCTTTGTGGAGCAGTATGGGAAAAAATCAAAACTGTATGAAAGGTTCAACTTCTACCCCAGATGTCCAAAGCCCGACCTTAGCATTGGTTCCAAACCACACGCAGATGGGTCAGCGATCACCCTTCTCTTGCAAGACGAATCCGTTGAAGGTTTGCAGTTTATGAAAGACAACCAGTGGTTCAAAGCTCCAATCATTCCTGAGGCTCTTCTGGTTAATGTTGGTGATCAAGCAGAG ATATTGAGTAATGGCGTGTTCAAGAGCCCGCTGCATAAAGTGTTGACGAATTCAGAAAGGGAGAGGATTTCTTTGGCTGTCTTTTATATTCCAGATCCTGATAAAGAGATTGGACCTTTTGAAGGGCTGATGGACGAATCAAGGCCCAGATTGTACAGAACAGTCAAAAACTATGTCAACATTTATTTCCAATACTATCAGCTGGGGAGGAGGCCAATGGAGGCATCAAAAATCCAAGACTAA